Proteins from one Sphaeramia orbicularis chromosome 17, fSphaOr1.1, whole genome shotgun sequence genomic window:
- the mau2 gene encoding MAU2 chromatid cohesion factor homolog isoform X2 produces the protein MAATTEAPEPWYLALLGFAEHFRTSSPPKIRLCVHCLQAVFQFKPPPRVEARTHLQLGSVLYRHTKNSELAQTHLEEAWFISQEIPQFEDVKFEAASILSEFYCQQNLVDSAKPVLRNAIQISQQTPYWHCRLLFQLAQLHALEKDLVSACDLLGVGAEYARVMGSEYTRALFLLSKGMLLLMERKLSEVHPLLSLCGTIVENWQGNPIQKESLRVFFLVLQVTHYLDAGQVKSVKPCLKQLQQCIQTISTLHDDEILPTNPAALFHWLPKEHMCVLVYLVTVMHSMQAGYLEKAQKYTDKALMQLEKLKMLDSNPILSSFQVILLEHIIMCRLVTGHKATALQEISQVCQLCQQSPRLFTNHAAQLHTLLGLYCISVNCMDNAEAQFTAALQLTTHQELWTFIVTNLASVYIREGNRHQELYSLLERINPDHNFPVSSHCLRAAAFYIRGLLSFFQGRYNEAKRFLRETLKMSNAEDLNRLTACSLVLLGHIFFVLGNHRESNNMVVPAMQLASKIPDMSVQLWSSALLKDLNRACGNTMDAHEAAQMHQNFSQQLLQDHIAACSLPEHNLISWTDGLPPVQFQPQNGPTTSLASLL, from the exons ATGGCTGCGACCACAGAGGCCCCGGAGCCCTGGTACCTCGCCCTGCTGGGCTTTGCGGAACATTTCCGCACATCGAGTCCACCGAAGATCCGACTGTGCGTCCACTGTCTGCAGGCAGTGTTTCAGTTCAAGCCGCCCCCGAGGGTCGAGGCCCGGACTCACCTCCAGCTGGGTTCGGTGTTGTACCGACACACAAAGAACAGCGAACTGGCACAGACGCACCTGGAGGAAGCG TGGTTCATCTCTCAGGAA ATCCCTCAGTTTGAAGATGTCAAGTTTGAAGCAGCAAGTATTCTGTCAGAGTTCTACTGCCAACAG AACCTGGTGGACTCTGCGAAGCCAGTGCTGCGGAATGCTATTCAAATCTCTCAGCAAACTCCCTACTGGCACTGCAGACTGCTTTTTCAGCTGGCA CAATTACACGCATTAGAGAAGGATTTGGTATCTGCCTGTGACCTTCTGGGAGTCGGAGCCGAGTATGCAAGAGTCATGGGATCAGAGTACACAAG AGCCCTGTTTTTACTAAGTAAAGGAATG CTGCTGCTGATGGAGCGGAAGCTGAGTGAGGTGCATCCTCTGCTCTCACTGTGTGGAACCATCGTGGAGAATTGGCAGGGAAACCCCATTCAGAAGGAATCCCTTAGAGTTTTCTTCCTGGTGCTGCAAGTTACACATTACCTGGATGCTGGACAG GTGAAGAGTGTGAAGCCATGTTTGAAGCAGCTGCAGCAGTGTATCCAAACCATCTCCACTCTCCACGATGATGAGATTCTCCCCACAAATCCAGCTGCTCTCTTCCACTGGCTCCCCAAAGAGCACATGTGTGTGCTGGTTTATCTG GTGACAGTGATGCACTCGATGCAGGCAGGATACTTGGAGAAGGCACAGAAATACACTGACAAAGCTCTCATGCAGTTGGAGAAGCTGAAAA TGCTCGACAGCAATCCTATTCTGTCCTCGTTCCAAGTCATCCTGCTGGAGCATATCATAATGTGCCGACTGGTCACTGGACACAAGGCCACGGCATTACAAGAA atttctcaGGTTTGCCAGCTTTGCCAACAGTCTCCTAGGCTGTTTACAAATCACGCTGCCCAGCTTCATACACTATTG GGGCTCTACTGTATCTCTGTGAACTGCATGGATAACGCTGAGGCTCAGTTCACTGCTGCTTTACAG CTGACAACACATCAGGAGCTGTGGACGTTCATTGTCACTAATTTAGCTAGTGTTTACATCCGTGAAGGCAACAGACATCAAGAG CTATACAGTCTTTTAGAGAGGATTAATCCTGATCACAACTTTCCTGTCAG CTCTCACTGTCTACGAGCAGCAGCTTTTTATATCAGAGGACTCCTTTCTTTCTTCCAGGGACGTTACAATGAAGCCAA ACGATTTCTGCGggaaaccctgaaaatgtcaaatGCTGAGGATCTTAACAGACTAACAGCCTGCTCACTGGTGCTACTGGGCCATATCTTCTTTGTGCTGGGAAACCACAGG GAAAGTAATAACATGGTGGTTCCTGCCATGCAGCTGGCCAGCAAGATCCCAGACATGTCCGTGCAGCTTTGGTCATCTGCACTTCTCAAAG ATCTGAACAGAGCGTGTGGAAACACCATGGATGCCCATGAAGCAGCTCAGATGCACCAGAACTTTTCCCAGCAGCTCCTGCAGGACCACATCGCTGCCTGCAGCCTCCCTGAACACAATCTCATCAGT tggacaGACGGACTCCCTCCTGTGCAGTTTCAACCTCAGAACGGACCCACCACCAGTCTGGCCAGCCTACTCTAA
- the mau2 gene encoding MAU2 chromatid cohesion factor homolog isoform X1: MAATTEAPEPWYLALLGFAEHFRTSSPPKIRLCVHCLQAVFQFKPPPRVEARTHLQLGSVLYRHTKNSELAQTHLEEAWFISQEIPQFEDVKFEAASILSEFYCQQNLVDSAKPVLRNAIQISQQTPYWHCRLLFQLAQLHALEKDLVSACDLLGVGAEYARVMGSEYTRALFLLSKGMLLLMERKLSEVHPLLSLCGTIVENWQGNPIQKESLRVFFLVLQVTHYLDAGQVKSVKPCLKQLQQCIQTISTLHDDEILPTNPAALFHWLPKEHMCVLVYLVTVMHSMQAGYLEKAQKYTDKALMQLEKLKMLDSNPILSSFQVILLEHIIMCRLVTGHKATALQEISQVCQLCQQSPRLFTNHAAQLHTLLGLYCISVNCMDNAEAQFTAALQLTTHQELWTFIVTNLASVYIREGNRHQELYSLLERINPDHNFPVSSHCLRAAAFYIRGLLSFFQGRYNEAKRFLRETLKMSNAEDLNRLTACSLVLLGHIFFVLGNHRESNNMVVPAMQLASKIPDMSVQLWSSALLKADLNRACGNTMDAHEAAQMHQNFSQQLLQDHIAACSLPEHNLISWTDGLPPVQFQPQNGPTTSLASLL; the protein is encoded by the exons ATGGCTGCGACCACAGAGGCCCCGGAGCCCTGGTACCTCGCCCTGCTGGGCTTTGCGGAACATTTCCGCACATCGAGTCCACCGAAGATCCGACTGTGCGTCCACTGTCTGCAGGCAGTGTTTCAGTTCAAGCCGCCCCCGAGGGTCGAGGCCCGGACTCACCTCCAGCTGGGTTCGGTGTTGTACCGACACACAAAGAACAGCGAACTGGCACAGACGCACCTGGAGGAAGCG TGGTTCATCTCTCAGGAA ATCCCTCAGTTTGAAGATGTCAAGTTTGAAGCAGCAAGTATTCTGTCAGAGTTCTACTGCCAACAG AACCTGGTGGACTCTGCGAAGCCAGTGCTGCGGAATGCTATTCAAATCTCTCAGCAAACTCCCTACTGGCACTGCAGACTGCTTTTTCAGCTGGCA CAATTACACGCATTAGAGAAGGATTTGGTATCTGCCTGTGACCTTCTGGGAGTCGGAGCCGAGTATGCAAGAGTCATGGGATCAGAGTACACAAG AGCCCTGTTTTTACTAAGTAAAGGAATG CTGCTGCTGATGGAGCGGAAGCTGAGTGAGGTGCATCCTCTGCTCTCACTGTGTGGAACCATCGTGGAGAATTGGCAGGGAAACCCCATTCAGAAGGAATCCCTTAGAGTTTTCTTCCTGGTGCTGCAAGTTACACATTACCTGGATGCTGGACAG GTGAAGAGTGTGAAGCCATGTTTGAAGCAGCTGCAGCAGTGTATCCAAACCATCTCCACTCTCCACGATGATGAGATTCTCCCCACAAATCCAGCTGCTCTCTTCCACTGGCTCCCCAAAGAGCACATGTGTGTGCTGGTTTATCTG GTGACAGTGATGCACTCGATGCAGGCAGGATACTTGGAGAAGGCACAGAAATACACTGACAAAGCTCTCATGCAGTTGGAGAAGCTGAAAA TGCTCGACAGCAATCCTATTCTGTCCTCGTTCCAAGTCATCCTGCTGGAGCATATCATAATGTGCCGACTGGTCACTGGACACAAGGCCACGGCATTACAAGAA atttctcaGGTTTGCCAGCTTTGCCAACAGTCTCCTAGGCTGTTTACAAATCACGCTGCCCAGCTTCATACACTATTG GGGCTCTACTGTATCTCTGTGAACTGCATGGATAACGCTGAGGCTCAGTTCACTGCTGCTTTACAG CTGACAACACATCAGGAGCTGTGGACGTTCATTGTCACTAATTTAGCTAGTGTTTACATCCGTGAAGGCAACAGACATCAAGAG CTATACAGTCTTTTAGAGAGGATTAATCCTGATCACAACTTTCCTGTCAG CTCTCACTGTCTACGAGCAGCAGCTTTTTATATCAGAGGACTCCTTTCTTTCTTCCAGGGACGTTACAATGAAGCCAA ACGATTTCTGCGggaaaccctgaaaatgtcaaatGCTGAGGATCTTAACAGACTAACAGCCTGCTCACTGGTGCTACTGGGCCATATCTTCTTTGTGCTGGGAAACCACAGG GAAAGTAATAACATGGTGGTTCCTGCCATGCAGCTGGCCAGCAAGATCCCAGACATGTCCGTGCAGCTTTGGTCATCTGCACTTCTCAAAG CAGATCTGAACAGAGCGTGTGGAAACACCATGGATGCCCATGAAGCAGCTCAGATGCACCAGAACTTTTCCCAGCAGCTCCTGCAGGACCACATCGCTGCCTGCAGCCTCCCTGAACACAATCTCATCAGT tggacaGACGGACTCCCTCCTGTGCAGTTTCAACCTCAGAACGGACCCACCACCAGTCTGGCCAGCCTACTCTAA
- the armc6 gene encoding armadillo repeat-containing protein 6, producing the protein MARRRITQETFDAAVRENMEEFEMEPDEALREAVEQFESQGVDLSCIVKAVPTVSSDDKQDEQTHEVLQALDSLRIEKDSAEVTAEIKRFTEQCSLGFAQRYLAAQKDAYPVILSFCKNSVEEQEAVLAALLALAALTDGQPDLLDADGQQFLLNVMKKYSGNSSVMCAAICTVRYCCLKHEQNRQDLVKGGVLPLVTGAITQHSGCADLVKEASAALRVMTFDDDVRVTFGHAHEHAKIIVLEHSGLKVLIEAAKAHLDDTSVLSELCATLSRLAVRNEFCQDICDLGGLKLIMTLLADSFESQELVRQVLSAIRAVAGNDDVKDAVVNAGGVQLIVIAMNRHMSNPSVCEQGCACLSVLALRKPNNCKVIMENGGALAAVQAMKAHTDVVSVQKQACMLLRNLVSRARTFCQPILEMGAETLIVQALQTHQDCSDVGKAALRDLGCQVELRELWTGKHGGLTN; encoded by the exons ATGGCGAGAAGGAGGATCACACAGGAAACCTTTGATGCTGCTGTGAGGGAAAACATGGAGGAGTTTGAGATGGAACCCGACGAGGCTTTGAGGGAAGCTGTGGAGCAGTTTGAGTCTCAAG GTGTGGACCTCAGTTGTATAGTAAAAGCTGTTCCCACTGTGTCATCTGATGACAAACAAGACGAGCAAACACATGAGGTTTTACAG GCCTTGGATTCCCTTCGAATTGAAAAAGACTCAGCAGAAGTGACAGCAGAAATCAAACGCTTCACTGAACAGTGCTCACTTGGGTTTGCCCAGAGGTACCTGGCTGCCCAAAAAGATGCTTACCCTGTCATCCTCTCCTTCTGCAAAAACAGTGTGGAGGAGCAGGAAGCTGTGTTGGCTGCCCTCTTAGCTCTTGCTGCACTGACTGATGGACAACCAGACTTGTTAGATGCAGATGGCCAGCAGTTTCTGTTGAACGTCATGAAGAAGTATTCAGGCAATTCATCTGTGATGTGTGCGGCCATATGCACAGTGCGGTACTGTTGTTtaaaacatgaacagaacaggCAGGATTTGGTCAAAGGTGGTGTCCTGCCTCTGGTCACTGGGGCCATTACTCAGCATAGTGGGTGTGCTGATCTGGTCAAGGAGGCATCTGCGGCTCTAAGGGTCATGACCTTTGATGATGATGTCAGAGTTACATTTGGGCATGCTCATGAACATGCTAAAATAATTGTTCTAGAGCACAGTGGACTGAAAGTCTTAATTGAGGCAGCAAAAG CTCACCTTGATGATACATCTGTACTGAGTGAGCTGTGTGCAACTTTATCTCGTCTGGCTGTAAGAAATGAGTTCTGTCAGGACATCTGTGACCTGGGAGGATTAAAACTCATCATGACGCTGCTTGCAGACAGCTTTGAGTCACAG GAGTTGGTTCGACAGGTCCTGAGTGCAATACGAGCCGTAGCAGGAAATGATGATGTGAAAGATGCAGTCGTTAATGCAGGAGGAGTCCAACTTATTGTCATTGCAATGAACAGACACATGAGCAACCCCTCC GTGTGTGAGCAGGGCTGTGCATGCCTCTCTGTGCTTGCCCTACGTAAACCCAACAACTGCAAAGTCATCATGGAAAATGGTGGTGCATTGGCTGCTGTGCAGGCTATGAAAGCACATACTGATGTGGTCAGTGTGCAG AAACAGGCCTGTATGCTGCTAAGGAATCTTGTTTCTCGTGCGCGTACCTTCTGCCAGCCCATCCTAGAGATGGGAGCAGAAACTCTGATCGTCCAGGCTCTACAGACTCACCAGGACTGTAGTGATGTGGGCAAAGCGGCCCTCAGAGATCTCGGATGCCAAGTGGAACTACGAGAGCTGTGGACTGGCAAACATGGCGGCCTCACCAATTGA